From Pseudoleptotrichia goodfellowii, a single genomic window includes:
- a CDS encoding methyltransferase domain-containing protein — MKNKNDNEKIREKVDEFYQKIFDKEYKTHISPEKISESLGYNQEMLKQLPEEADTGLSCGNPLENLILNDGETLIDLGCGTGKDIFLTRMKYPNSGVLYGMDRLEDIIKKAEKIRDMKKFKNIEFRRGTLTNMPFDSNSIDKAISNCVINLEPDKQKTYDELYRILKSGGKFYISDIILKKDLPKEWRKSEKMHCT; from the coding sequence ATGAAAAATAAAAATGATAATGAAAAAATAAGAGAAAAAGTCGATGAATTTTATCAAAAAATTTTCGACAAAGAATATAAAACACATATTTCTCCCGAAAAAATATCCGAATCTTTGGGTTATAATCAGGAAATGTTAAAGCAACTCCCTGAAGAAGCGGACACAGGGCTTTCTTGTGGGAATCCTCTTGAGAATCTAATTTTAAATGACGGAGAAACTCTTATAGATTTAGGTTGTGGAACAGGAAAAGATATCTTTTTGACAAGAATGAAATATCCTAATTCAGGTGTTCTCTACGGTATGGACAGGTTAGAGGACATAATAAAAAAAGCTGAAAAAATTAGGGATATGAAAAAATTTAAAAATATAGAATTTAGAAGAGGAACTCTTACGAATATGCCTTTTGATTCAAACAGTATAGATAAAGCAATAAGCAACTGCGTTATTAACCTTGAGCCGGATAAACAGAAAACATATGATGAATTGTACAGAATTTTAAAATCAGGAGGAAAATTCTATATTTCCGATATAATATTGAAAAAAGATTTGCCGAAAGAATGGAGAAAATCTGAAAAAATGCATTGTACATGA
- a CDS encoding NUDIX hydrolase N-terminal domain-containing protein: MEDREQWLKWAMELQSLAQAGLNYAKDVFDVERYTRIREISAEILAKKGDVSLEKVNMMFCNEVGYQTPKMDTRAAVFKNDKILMVKERDKKWALPGGWVDVYLSIKENTEKEVKEEAGVKVTAKKIIAVQDGFKNNFGCGLGQVPYGISKIFVLCSLDEENEGEFVKNIETSERKYFSLDELPELSEIRNTEKQIKMCFKAYKSDTWEAVFD; the protein is encoded by the coding sequence ATGGAAGACAGAGAACAATGGCTGAAATGGGCAATGGAATTACAAAGTTTGGCACAGGCAGGATTGAATTATGCAAAAGATGTATTTGATGTGGAAAGGTATACAAGAATAAGAGAAATATCGGCAGAAATTCTTGCAAAAAAAGGAGATGTTTCTTTGGAGAAGGTAAATATGATGTTTTGCAATGAAGTCGGCTATCAGACACCGAAAATGGATACCCGTGCCGCAGTATTTAAAAACGATAAAATACTTATGGTAAAAGAAAGAGATAAAAAATGGGCATTACCGGGAGGCTGGGTTGACGTATACTTATCCATAAAAGAAAATACTGAAAAGGAAGTAAAAGAAGAAGCAGGAGTGAAAGTAACTGCCAAAAAAATCATTGCTGTTCAGGACGGCTTTAAAAATAATTTCGGATGCGGACTGGGTCAGGTGCCTTACGGAATAAGTAAAATTTTTGTTCTCTGCTCTTTAGATGAAGAAAATGAAGGAGAATTTGTAAAAAATATAGAAACTTCCGAAAGAAAATATTTCAGTTTAGATGAGTTACCTGAATTGTCAGAAATCAGAAATACTGAAAAGCAAATAAAAATGTGTTTTAAAGCATATAAATCCGACACGTGGGAAGCAGT
- the deoC gene encoding deoxyribose-phosphate aldolase — MEINKYIDHTILKATAQKKDIKKLCDEAKEYKFFSVCVNGANVKYAYEQVKDSDVKVAAVVGFPLGAMSKDVKVFEAKKAIEDGASEIDMVINVAALKDGEYAYVEQEIREIKEAIGNNVLKVIIETCYLTDEEKKKACELSLNAKADFVKTSTGFGTGGATFDDVKLMKSIVGDKAQVKASGGVKDLITAQKYIELGATRLGTSSGIEIIKGLEVEEGKY; from the coding sequence ATGGAAATAAATAAATATATTGATCACACGATTTTAAAGGCGACAGCTCAAAAAAAGGATATAAAAAAATTATGTGACGAAGCAAAAGAATACAAATTTTTTTCTGTATGTGTAAACGGAGCTAATGTAAAATATGCCTATGAACAGGTAAAAGACAGTGATGTCAAAGTGGCAGCAGTTGTAGGATTTCCTTTGGGAGCAATGTCCAAAGATGTGAAAGTTTTTGAAGCTAAAAAAGCTATAGAAGACGGTGCTTCTGAAATAGATATGGTTATAAATGTGGCTGCTTTGAAAGACGGAGAATACGCTTATGTAGAGCAGGAAATAAGAGAAATAAAAGAAGCAATCGGAAATAATGTGTTGAAAGTGATAATAGAAACTTGCTATTTGACAGACGAAGAAAAGAAAAAAGCATGTGAACTTTCTCTAAATGCTAAAGCCGATTTCGTAAAAACTTCCACAGGATTCGGAACAGGAGGAGCAACTTTTGATGATGTAAAATTAATGAAATCGATAGTAGGTGATAAAGCTCAAGTGAAAGCAAGCGGTGGAGTAAAAGATTTGATAACTGCTCAAAAATATATAGAGTTGGGAGCAACAAGACTCGGAACAAGCTCGGGAATCGAAATAATAAAAGGATTAGAAGTAGAAGAAGGAAAATATTAA
- a CDS encoding phosphopentomutase, producing MKDINRITLIVLDSVGAGELPDAADFDDVGSNTLGNMAKAAGGMSLPNMGKLGLGNITKIEGTPAVKEAEGAYGKAVEVSIGKDSTTGHWEIAGVPLERPFPNYSNGFSDEVIKEFEEKTGRKVLWNRPASGTVIIDKFGEEQIKTGDWIVYGSADPVFQIAANEDVIPLEELYKGCEIALEICNRISPVARVIARPYVGKKVGEFKRTANRHDFSIDPPKESMLERLEKAGLDVVGIGKTSDLFNGKGITDNRKANQDNLDGIKKTVAALKENTKGLIFTNLVDFDAVYGHRRNVQGYVNALIEFDNWLPEIEKNLRDDEILIITADHGNDPTYKGTDHTREYIPILVTGKKVKKNVNIGVRKTFADIAATIEEILLGTEKEGSFAKEIL from the coding sequence ATGAAAGATATAAACAGAATAACATTAATAGTCCTGGACAGTGTCGGAGCGGGAGAATTACCTGATGCTGCGGATTTTGATGATGTAGGCTCAAACACATTAGGAAATATGGCAAAAGCTGCAGGCGGAATGAGTTTACCTAATATGGGAAAATTGGGATTAGGAAATATAACTAAAATTGAAGGAACTCCTGCTGTAAAAGAAGCAGAAGGAGCTTACGGTAAGGCGGTAGAAGTATCTATCGGAAAAGATTCGACTACAGGACACTGGGAAATTGCAGGTGTACCTTTAGAAAGACCGTTCCCTAACTATTCAAATGGATTTTCCGACGAAGTCATAAAAGAATTTGAAGAAAAAACAGGAAGAAAAGTATTGTGGAACAGACCTGCTTCGGGAACGGTGATTATTGATAAATTCGGAGAGGAACAAATAAAAACAGGAGATTGGATAGTTTACGGATCTGCAGACCCTGTGTTTCAGATTGCAGCAAATGAAGATGTAATACCTCTTGAAGAGTTATACAAAGGTTGTGAAATCGCTCTGGAAATATGTAACAGAATTTCTCCTGTTGCAAGGGTAATCGCAAGACCTTATGTAGGAAAAAAAGTCGGAGAATTTAAAAGAACTGCCAACAGACATGATTTTTCCATTGATCCACCTAAAGAGTCCATGCTTGAAAGACTTGAAAAAGCAGGACTTGATGTAGTAGGAATAGGAAAAACAAGTGATCTGTTCAACGGAAAAGGAATTACAGATAACAGAAAAGCCAATCAGGATAACCTTGACGGAATTAAAAAAACTGTTGCGGCATTAAAAGAAAATACGAAAGGACTTATATTTACAAATCTGGTAGATTTTGATGCGGTTTACGGTCATAGAAGAAATGTTCAGGGATATGTAAATGCTTTAATCGAGTTTGATAATTGGCTGCCTGAAATTGAGAAAAATTTGAGAGATGACGAAATCCTTATAATTACTGCCGATCACGGAAATGACCCTACTTATAAAGGGACAGATCACACAAGAGAGTATATCCCTATACTTGTAACAGGAAAAAAAGTTAAAAAGAATGTAAATATAGGGGTAAGAAAAACTTTTGCAGATATAGCGGCAACAATAGAAGAAATACTTTTAGGAACTGAAAAAGAAGGAAGTTTTGCTAAGGAGATATTATAA